One Desulfitibacter sp. BRH_c19 genomic window carries:
- a CDS encoding transporter has translation MKNSKLSEKTLGLVYGLFAFSAWGLLPLYWKMLNQIPADQILAHRILWSFVFVTTIIIFLGKLNSLRDYLMNRKNLSILLICSVLISLNWGTYIWAVNSNFVIEASMGYYMLPLVSVFLGVSFLKEKFNFWQGIAVGMALIGVVIMTVQYGRIPWIALVLAITFGLYGLTKKILQAEPIIGLALETAIIAPVALGYIIFRQIDGSGSLGSVSLPVILLLLGSGIATATPLLWFAESAKRLELSTVGFMEYIAPTISLLLGVFVFKEAFTRIHLISFGFIWMALVIYTVSKTRNIKSAEPLKPKERPHQA, from the coding sequence ATGAAAAATTCAAAGCTTAGTGAAAAAACCCTTGGATTAGTTTATGGTTTATTTGCATTTTCTGCATGGGGGCTTTTGCCTTTATATTGGAAAATGTTGAATCAGATTCCAGCAGACCAAATTCTTGCTCACCGTATCTTGTGGTCATTTGTTTTTGTGACAACTATTATTATATTTCTTGGAAAACTGAATAGTCTAAGAGACTATTTAATGAATAGAAAGAATTTATCTATACTATTGATTTGTTCAGTATTAATTTCTCTCAACTGGGGTACATATATTTGGGCAGTAAATTCTAACTTTGTTATAGAAGCTAGTATGGGATATTACATGCTACCTTTAGTATCCGTATTCTTAGGGGTAAGCTTCTTAAAAGAAAAATTTAATTTTTGGCAAGGTATAGCAGTAGGAATGGCTTTGATTGGAGTCGTTATAATGACGGTGCAGTATGGCAGGATACCCTGGATAGCACTTGTATTAGCTATCACCTTTGGATTATATGGGTTAACCAAAAAAATTCTTCAAGCAGAACCCATTATCGGTCTGGCTCTAGAGACAGCAATTATAGCGCCGGTAGCTCTAGGGTATATTATATTCAGACAAATCGACGGTAGTGGATCATTAGGTTCTGTATCTTTACCAGTAATACTTTTGTTGTTAGGTTCTGGGATAGCTACAGCTACTCCCCTATTATGGTTTGCTGAAAGTGCAAAGAGGCTTGAGTTATCTACAGTTGGTTTTATGGAGTATATAGCACCAACTATAAGCTTACTTCTTGGTGTGTTTGTATTTAAAGAAGCGTTCACAAGGATTCATTTAATAAGTTTTGGCTTCATATGGATGGCTCTAGTGATATATACTGTTTCTAAGACACGTAATATTAAAAGCGCGGAACCACTTAAACCAAAAGAAAGACCCCATCAAGCATAA
- a CDS encoding rubrerythrin, with protein MKELRGTKTEKNLQEAFAGESQARNKYTYWASAAKKEGYEQIAGVFLETADNEKEHAKRAFKFLRGIGDTKENLENAASGENFEWTDMYKRMEEEAKEEGFDEIAEFFHETGEVEEEHEKRYRALLDNIKKGRVFKREEVVKWHCRNCGYVHIGKEAPEECPACVHPQAHYQILPENY; from the coding sequence ATGAAAGAATTAAGAGGTACTAAAACAGAGAAAAACTTACAGGAAGCTTTTGCTGGTGAATCCCAAGCACGAAATAAGTATACATACTGGGCTAGCGCAGCAAAAAAAGAAGGCTATGAGCAGATCGCTGGGGTATTTTTAGAAACCGCTGATAATGAAAAAGAGCATGCTAAAAGAGCTTTCAAGTTTTTAAGAGGCATAGGAGATACAAAAGAAAATCTAGAAAATGCTGCCTCAGGTGAAAATTTTGAATGGACAGATATGTATAAGCGAATGGAAGAGGAGGCTAAAGAAGAAGGCTTTGATGAGATTGCAGAATTCTTCCATGAAACAGGTGAAGTAGAAGAAGAGCATGAGAAGAGATATAGAGCATTATTAGACAACATTAAAAAAGGAAGAGTATTTAAACGTGAAGAGGTAGTAAAATGGCATTGTAGGAACTGTGGTTATGTGCACATAGGCAAAGAAGCACCAGAAGAATGCCCCGCTTGTGTTCATCCTCAAGCCCACTATCAAATACTTCCAGAAAATTATTAA
- a CDS encoding fatty acid-binding protein DegV produces the protein MSKIQVITDSLTDIPKDIIDKYDIKIVPLKIHFGEEEYIDGVDLSYPDFYKKLTQIKELPKTSQVTPPAFVEVFQKALDEGKEILCINGSSRASGTHQSAVLAKAELSNAQIDVVDTMGLSFGGGLVVYEAAKMAEAGIKRQEIVQKIEELKPKVDHLFTVDTLENLKKGGRLKPMKATIANILNIKPILTVVDGLVEPLDKVRGSKKVIQKMIDLAKERGGNFADKTLALAHANSPDKVELFRQEVIKQLNPKEMIITEIGCTIGTHAGPGTLAIFYFR, from the coding sequence TTGAGCAAAATACAGGTTATTACAGATAGTTTGACTGATATACCAAAGGATATTATAGATAAGTATGACATTAAAATAGTACCGCTAAAGATTCATTTTGGGGAAGAAGAGTATATTGATGGTGTGGATTTAAGCTACCCTGATTTTTACAAAAAGCTGACTCAGATCAAGGAGTTGCCTAAGACGTCTCAAGTTACTCCACCTGCTTTTGTCGAAGTTTTTCAAAAAGCACTAGATGAAGGAAAGGAAATCCTCTGTATAAATGGCTCTTCCCGGGCTAGTGGAACCCATCAATCAGCTGTTCTAGCAAAAGCAGAGCTCAGTAATGCGCAAATAGATGTGGTGGACACCATGGGTTTATCCTTTGGAGGGGGGCTGGTTGTTTATGAAGCAGCAAAAATGGCTGAAGCTGGAATTAAAAGACAGGAAATTGTACAGAAAATTGAAGAGTTAAAACCTAAGGTAGACCACTTGTTTACGGTAGATACGTTAGAAAATTTAAAAAAGGGTGGTCGTTTAAAGCCTATGAAAGCGACGATAGCAAATATACTTAATATTAAACCTATTTTGACAGTCGTTGATGGTCTTGTTGAGCCTTTGGATAAAGTGAGGGGAAGTAAAAAGGTTATTCAAAAGATGATTGACCTTGCAAAAGAACGAGGTGGAAACTTTGCAGACAAAACTCTTGCCCTTGCACATGCAAATAGTCCTGATAAGGTAGAGCTATTTAGACAAGAAGTAATCAAGCAACTAAATCCAAAGGAAATGATAATTACTGAAATAGGTTGTACGATTGGAACCCACGCGGGGCCAGGTACTTTAGCTATTTTCTATTTTCGATAA
- a CDS encoding ATP-dependent DNA helicase: MDLYKQNEEEEKVRLKSTLKFIEVEMAELNKTLARRKEELLTIRTDMWENTAHSSNDFTKLTEMNQYLAIENNQVVSCQNTVKEIDKYQKMLSCPYFGRFDFIEEGTKEKEEVYVGMYNVMDLSSFNILVYDWRAAISSIFYEHELGNASYQAPSKIIAGKVKLKRQYKIYDSELKYFFDCSLKIDDEMLQQVLSGNASPKMRNIVNTIQKEQNSIIRDLENELLIVQGVAGSGKTSIALHRIAYLLYQGMNQNLKAKNMLIISPNKVFGRYISGVLPELGEENVQQMTFDDIVSILLQDRLMTEKSVEQLEALVSYKNQEDLERRQKSINFKGSKIFVQILNRMLQYYERNLISFEDIYFQNQIIITKQLLKARLINDKTGRPLAKRLKAIEENIFKRIHPLRRERLKKIEDLVQNVEGRDLEIKAFSRLLSIKEAKRLLKIIRRFTEIDYVQIYHMLFADKELLFRLAGDLKLPNDIEHIVELTREDIEGNVLRYEDCAPLLYLKLKVEGSDAFSGVKGIKHVVIDEAQDYLPLHYQVFNTLFRDARYTVLGDVHQAVNGDTNLSIYDKISDILSKRTTTHLSLNKGYRSSYEISSFTQRILNLNQDYESIERHEAHPEIIHKHSTQSMDDAVVSKVKDYIKQGYETIAIICKSTVQSKALHNRLKDFIPINLINSTDKEVLSGVMIIPGYLAKGLEFDVVLVYDVSSENYWNERDKNLLYISCTRALHRLVLYYTGNKSSYIPS, encoded by the coding sequence ATGGATCTATATAAACAGAACGAGGAAGAAGAAAAAGTTCGTTTAAAATCTACTTTAAAATTCATAGAAGTGGAAATGGCTGAGTTAAATAAAACACTAGCTAGGAGAAAAGAGGAGCTTTTAACCATTAGAACGGATATGTGGGAGAATACAGCACACTCTTCAAATGACTTTACAAAGCTTACCGAGATGAATCAATATCTTGCTATTGAAAATAACCAGGTGGTAAGCTGTCAAAATACTGTCAAGGAAATTGATAAATATCAAAAAATGCTTTCATGCCCATATTTTGGACGATTTGATTTTATTGAGGAAGGTACAAAGGAAAAAGAAGAAGTATATGTTGGCATGTACAATGTAATGGATTTATCCTCCTTTAATATTCTTGTTTATGATTGGCGAGCAGCTATTTCAAGTATATTCTATGAGCATGAATTAGGAAATGCTAGCTATCAAGCACCAAGTAAAATTATAGCTGGAAAAGTAAAATTGAAGCGTCAATATAAAATATATGATAGTGAATTGAAGTACTTTTTTGATTGTAGTTTAAAAATCGATGATGAAATGTTACAGCAGGTACTATCTGGAAATGCCTCTCCCAAAATGAGAAATATAGTAAATACCATTCAGAAGGAGCAGAACAGTATTATTCGAGATTTAGAAAATGAGTTACTAATTGTTCAAGGAGTTGCAGGAAGCGGAAAAACCTCCATTGCTTTGCATAGAATAGCTTATTTACTATATCAGGGCATGAATCAAAACCTAAAGGCAAAGAACATGTTAATTATTTCTCCAAACAAAGTATTTGGGAGATATATATCTGGAGTTCTCCCTGAACTAGGAGAAGAAAACGTTCAACAAATGACATTTGATGATATTGTCTCCATACTTTTGCAAGATAGATTGATGACAGAAAAAAGCGTTGAACAGCTTGAAGCTCTAGTGAGTTACAAAAATCAGGAAGATTTGGAAAGACGCCAAAAATCCATAAATTTTAAAGGATCAAAGATATTTGTTCAAATCCTTAATAGAATGCTTCAGTATTATGAAAGAAATTTGATAAGCTTTGAGGATATTTACTTCCAGAATCAGATTATTATTACGAAACAACTACTGAAAGCACGACTTATTAATGATAAAACGGGAAGACCTTTGGCTAAAAGATTAAAAGCAATTGAAGAGAATATTTTTAAAAGAATTCATCCTTTGAGAAGAGAAAGACTGAAGAAGATTGAAGACCTTGTTCAAAACGTTGAAGGTCGTGATCTGGAAATTAAAGCTTTTAGCAGATTACTTTCTATTAAAGAAGCGAAAAGATTATTAAAGATAATTAGAAGATTTACGGAGATTGACTATGTACAAATATATCACATGCTTTTTGCAGACAAGGAGCTCCTATTCAGGCTGGCTGGAGATTTGAAGCTGCCAAACGATATAGAACACATTGTAGAATTGACTAGAGAAGACATAGAAGGTAACGTTTTGCGTTACGAAGATTGTGCTCCATTACTATATCTAAAATTAAAGGTTGAAGGTAGTGATGCTTTTTCAGGAGTCAAAGGAATTAAACATGTAGTGATTGATGAAGCTCAAGACTATCTTCCATTACATTATCAAGTATTTAATACTCTCTTTAGGGATGCAAGATATACTGTCCTAGGGGATGTTCATCAAGCAGTGAATGGAGATACCAACTTATCCATCTATGATAAAATTAGCGACATATTATCTAAAAGAACAACAACACATCTATCCTTAAATAAGGGCTACAGATCTTCCTATGAAATTAGCTCCTTTACACAACGAATATTGAACCTTAATCAGGATTATGAAAGCATTGAACGGCATGAAGCTCACCCAGAAATTATTCATAAGCATAGTACACAAAGCATGGATGATGCTGTAGTCAGTAAGGTTAAGGACTACATTAAACAAGGTTATGAAACAATAGCTATTATTTGTAAAAGCACGGTTCAATCAAAAGCACTCCATAATAGACTAAAGGATTTTATTCCTATAAACCTAATAAATTCTACCGATAAAGAAGTTCTATCTGGAGTAATGATTATTCCAGGATATTTAGCAAAGGGGTTAGAATTTGATGTTGTATTGGTTTATGATGTTTCTAGTGAAAATTATTGGAATGAGCGTGACAAAAATCTGCTATATATATCTTGCACAAGAGCACTACATAGATTAGTGCTTTACTATACTGGAAATAAAAGTAGTTATATACCTAGCTAA
- a CDS encoding fatty acid-binding protein DegV, whose product MGIKILTDSTSYINEAVRESLDIAVVPLSVDFGDNAFKETEIDNKSFYEMMKKKGIPKSSQPSIGDLYNEMEGIVKVGHSLLAIFLSSEMSGTYSTANTARDMILENYPNAKLEIIDSRSNCMQLGFAVIVAARAAMEGKTLDQVKKVAEENMKKSRFLFIPDSLEYLEKGGRIGRANAIIGNFLKIIPILTVENGVTTIFKKVRTKKKAVLTMVEQVLEDIRTLGLGEIIVHHIDCIDEARELANDMKQILDVDISIQAIGPVIGLHVGPGAIAIAYYTGSGFTRGQA is encoded by the coding sequence ATGGGTATTAAGATATTGACTGACAGTACAAGCTATATTAATGAAGCGGTGAGAGAGTCATTAGATATAGCCGTTGTGCCACTTAGTGTAGATTTTGGAGATAATGCTTTTAAGGAAACGGAAATAGATAATAAAAGCTTTTATGAAATGATGAAGAAAAAGGGTATTCCCAAATCTTCACAGCCCTCTATAGGCGATTTATATAATGAGATGGAAGGCATAGTAAAAGTAGGTCATAGTCTGCTAGCTATTTTTTTATCTTCAGAAATGAGTGGCACATACTCAACAGCCAATACGGCCAGAGATATGATTTTAGAGAATTACCCTAATGCCAAGCTAGAGATTATAGATTCTCGGTCAAATTGTATGCAGCTAGGATTTGCAGTCATAGTAGCAGCAAGAGCTGCTATGGAAGGTAAAACCCTAGACCAAGTAAAAAAAGTAGCTGAAGAAAATATGAAAAAAAGTCGGTTTTTATTTATACCAGACAGTCTAGAATACTTGGAAAAGGGCGGAAGGATTGGGAGGGCAAATGCTATAATCGGGAACTTCTTAAAAATCATTCCCATACTAACTGTAGAAAATGGTGTAACTACAATATTTAAAAAGGTTAGAACAAAGAAAAAGGCTGTATTAACCATGGTAGAGCAAGTGTTAGAGGATATTAGAACTCTAGGATTAGGAGAAATTATAGTTCATCATATAGACTGCATAGATGAAGCAAGAGAACTAGCGAATGATATGAAGCAGATTTTAGATGTAGACATTAGTATCCAAGCTATAGGTCCGGTAATCGGATTACACGTTGGTCCTGGTGCCATAGCTATTGCATATTACACGGGGTCAGGCTTTACACGGGGTCAGGCTTGA